One stretch of Bradyrhizobium canariense DNA includes these proteins:
- a CDS encoding thermonuclease family protein, which yields MRFQNSPLPIRSSSLRALILVLGFLGIAFSANSARAANPVVKDGNTIQLGELTYRLDGIDAPELDQMCIDDHADPWTCGVDARDQLTKLIGGHPVHCDDQGPAKGFRKRHIGVCTVTGETASLNQLLVRQGFALNLEPSAKGRFVKDQADAKDGRRGMWKGCFVSPQEFRHGKKDGALLGGSCRADKDREIRAALFPEDLAMPSGCAIKAKFAVRARVTGNVGIYHLQGCRSYPALTKPDRWFCSEDDAQAAGFRRAYNCRASAVKK from the coding sequence ATGCGATTCCAAAATTCGCCTCTCCCGATCAGGTCGTCCTCCTTGCGTGCTCTCATCCTGGTCCTCGGCTTCCTCGGAATTGCCTTCTCGGCGAATTCAGCCCGGGCCGCGAACCCCGTCGTCAAGGATGGCAACACCATCCAGCTTGGCGAGCTCACCTACCGGCTTGATGGCATCGATGCACCGGAGCTTGATCAGATGTGCATCGACGACCACGCCGATCCCTGGACGTGTGGCGTCGATGCGCGCGATCAATTGACAAAACTGATCGGCGGACATCCGGTCCACTGCGACGACCAAGGTCCGGCGAAGGGCTTCAGGAAGAGGCATATCGGCGTCTGCACCGTCACGGGTGAAACCGCAAGCCTGAACCAGTTGCTTGTCCGTCAAGGCTTTGCCTTGAACCTCGAGCCGTCAGCCAAGGGCCGGTTTGTGAAAGACCAGGCCGACGCCAAGGACGGCCGCCGGGGAATGTGGAAAGGATGTTTTGTCAGTCCGCAGGAATTCCGCCACGGTAAAAAGGATGGCGCGCTGCTCGGCGGATCGTGCCGGGCCGACAAGGATCGCGAAATACGCGCGGCATTATTTCCCGAGGATCTCGCCATGCCGTCCGGCTGCGCCATCAAGGCCAAGTTCGCCGTGCGCGCGCGCGTCACCGGTAACGTCGGCATCTATCATCTGCAGGGCTGCCGCAGTTACCCGGCGCTGACAAAACCGGATCGCTGGTTCTGCTCGGAAGATGACGCCCAGGCCGCCGGATTCCGCCGGGCCTATAATTGCCGGGCCAGTGCTGTGAAAAAATAA
- a CDS encoding alpha/beta hydrolase, whose amino-acid sequence MKRRWIGLLGAAAIVVGFVSSAFADETVSIGGSRAVLIKPNAPRASVILLPGGDGRIDAGDHGDIHGLAFNQLVRTRHAYAARGLAVLVLDAGTSLDGAVQYMAAIKRPVTVIGTSRGTLRAAEGIARGARPDALVLTSGFLSPESGGGPNVMSILGSPASLPRTLVIHHRQDGCRHTLPAGVDPFIKWSGGRARATWVSGGIDQGDPCEAGAHHGFNGLDGQVVGLAAGFH is encoded by the coding sequence ATGAAGCGACGGTGGATTGGCCTTTTAGGCGCCGCGGCCATAGTGGTCGGCTTTGTCAGTTCGGCTTTTGCCGATGAGACCGTCAGCATCGGCGGTTCACGCGCGGTGCTGATCAAACCCAACGCGCCACGCGCCAGCGTAATCCTGCTGCCGGGTGGCGATGGCCGGATCGATGCGGGCGACCACGGCGATATCCACGGGCTCGCCTTCAACCAGCTGGTCCGTACCCGGCACGCCTATGCGGCGCGAGGGCTGGCGGTGCTTGTCCTCGACGCCGGCACGTCCCTCGACGGCGCGGTCCAATACATGGCCGCGATCAAGCGGCCGGTCACGGTGATCGGCACCAGCCGCGGCACGCTGCGCGCGGCAGAGGGAATTGCGCGGGGCGCCCGGCCGGACGCGCTGGTGCTGACGTCAGGATTTCTCAGCCCCGAGTCAGGCGGCGGTCCAAACGTAATGTCGATCCTGGGATCGCCGGCCTCATTGCCGCGCACGCTCGTCATCCATCACCGCCAGGATGGCTGCAGACACACATTGCCGGCCGGTGTGGACCCCTTCATCAAATGGTCTGGTGGCCGCGCCCGGGCGACCTGGGTCAGTGGCGGCATCGACCAGGGCGACCCATGTGAGGCAGGGGCCCATCACGGGTTCAACGGCCTCGATGGTCAGGTTGTCGGGCTTGCGGCGGGCTTTCACTGA
- a CDS encoding RsmB/NOP family class I SAM-dependent RNA methyltransferase has product MTPAARLSAAIELIDTIDAQRVPAAKALKEWGTAHRYAGSGDRAAISGLLWDVLRRRASSAWIMDEDTSRARVLGMLRLERGMSTDAIAALCDGGRFAPEPLTSGERAALTSRTLAEAPAHIAGDYPEWLDGYLAQVFGDDRVAEATAMASRAPLDLRVNTLKAKREKVQGSIAHLGAQPTRWSPIGLRIELGADARNPGIHSEEDFIKGAIEVQDEGSQLATLLSAAKPGEQVIDLCAGAGGKTLALAAMMQGKGRLIATDSDKRQLAPIFERLSRAGVHNADVRAPKGEGDTLGDIRASADLVLIDAPCTGTGTWRRNPDAKWRMRPGALEVRLKDQVEVLDRAAALVKPGGRIAYSTCSVLPPENGEQIRAFTARNSDFTVVPPSQTVTVLWDKAEDFAAATLQSPEGLLMTPRRTGTDGFFVSILKRKPLSSQA; this is encoded by the coding sequence ATGACGCCCGCTGCGCGGCTCTCCGCGGCCATTGAACTGATCGATACCATCGACGCGCAACGCGTCCCCGCGGCGAAGGCGCTGAAGGAGTGGGGCACCGCGCATCGCTATGCCGGTTCGGGGGATCGCGCGGCGATCTCCGGACTGCTTTGGGACGTGCTGCGACGGCGCGCATCGAGTGCATGGATCATGGACGAGGATACGTCGCGCGCGCGCGTGCTGGGCATGCTGCGCCTTGAGCGCGGGATGAGCACGGACGCCATCGCCGCTCTCTGCGACGGCGGCCGTTTCGCGCCGGAGCCGCTGACATCAGGCGAACGCGCGGCGCTGACGTCACGAACGCTGGCGGAAGCGCCGGCGCATATCGCCGGCGACTATCCGGAATGGCTCGACGGATATCTGGCGCAGGTATTTGGCGATGACCGCGTGGCCGAAGCAACCGCGATGGCCAGCCGCGCCCCGCTCGATCTGCGCGTCAATACGCTGAAAGCCAAGCGCGAGAAGGTGCAGGGATCGATCGCCCATCTCGGCGCGCAGCCGACGCGGTGGTCGCCGATCGGTTTGCGCATCGAGCTTGGCGCCGACGCGCGCAATCCGGGCATCCACTCGGAAGAAGATTTCATCAAGGGCGCGATCGAAGTGCAGGACGAGGGTTCGCAGCTCGCGACGCTGTTGTCGGCCGCCAAACCCGGCGAGCAGGTGATCGATCTCTGTGCCGGTGCCGGTGGCAAGACGTTGGCACTGGCTGCGATGATGCAGGGCAAGGGCCGCCTGATCGCGACCGACTCCGACAAGCGCCAGCTCGCGCCGATCTTTGAACGGCTGTCGCGCGCCGGGGTCCACAACGCCGATGTGCGCGCGCCGAAGGGCGAGGGCGACACGCTCGGCGATATCAGGGCGTCCGCTGATCTGGTGCTGATCGACGCGCCGTGCACGGGCACCGGGACCTGGCGGCGTAATCCCGATGCCAAATGGCGGATGCGCCCCGGTGCGCTGGAGGTGCGGCTGAAGGATCAGGTGGAGGTGCTGGATCGCGCCGCCGCGCTGGTCAAACCGGGAGGGCGGATCGCCTATAGCACCTGCTCGGTGCTGCCGCCGGAAAACGGCGAGCAAATCCGTGCCTTTACCGCGAGGAATTCGGATTTCACCGTAGTCCCGCCGTCGCAGACCGTGACTGTCCTGTGGGACAAAGCGGAGGATTTTGCTGCGGCGACGCTGCAATCCCCGGAGGGCTTGCTGATGACGCCGCGCCGCACCGGCACGGATGGTTTTTTCGTCTCGATCCTGAAAAGGAAGCCGTTGTCGTCGCAGGCGTAA
- a CDS encoding MAPEG family protein has product MSVQMVLLPVFVLVGLAFFLLLWMAGARRGALVSGETKIKDIALRQPNWPLRATQIANCYSNQFELPLLFYILIALALPLRHADLFIVLMSWVFVVTRFVHAGIFVTSNDLGRRSMAWFAGVLVLFVMWLYFALKILLLI; this is encoded by the coding sequence ATGTCGGTTCAGATGGTTTTGCTGCCGGTCTTCGTTTTGGTCGGGCTCGCCTTTTTCCTGCTGTTGTGGATGGCAGGTGCCCGCCGGGGCGCGTTGGTCAGCGGAGAAACCAAGATCAAGGATATCGCCTTGCGGCAGCCGAACTGGCCGCTCCGCGCTACCCAGATTGCCAATTGCTACAGCAACCAGTTCGAGCTGCCGCTGTTGTTCTATATCCTGATCGCGCTGGCGCTCCCGTTACGCCACGCCGATCTCTTCATCGTGCTGATGTCATGGGTGTTCGTGGTGACGCGCTTCGTCCACGCCGGTATTTTCGTGACCTCCAACGATCTGGGACGGCGCTCGATGGCATGGTTTGCCGGGGTGCTGGTCTTGTTCGTGATGTGGCTGTACTTTGCGCTGAAGATCCTGCTGTTGATCTGA